Proteins from a single region of Budorcas taxicolor isolate Tak-1 chromosome 7, Takin1.1, whole genome shotgun sequence:
- the TEX43 gene encoding testis-expressed protein 43, translating to MASGKDTCPILPKLANNCSDENSDKLANKCCEIHLPRFSLKQGMIPRHYVMPWKQNMKFRNVNLKHAEACGIHAGPLEDSLFLDHSERLCHGEDRKVVLKKGPPEIKIADMPLHSPLSKYQSTVISHGFRRRLI from the exons ATGGCTTCAGGCAAAGACACTTGTCCGATCCTACCTAAACTCGCCAACAACTGTTCTGATGAGAATTCAGATAAGCTTGCTAATAA GTGTTGTGAGATTCATTTGCCACGGTTTTCCTTAAAGCAAGGGATGATCCCAAGACATTATGTAATGCCTTGGAAGCAGAACATGAAATTCAGGAATGTGAATCTGAAG cacgcagaagcatgtgggatccatgCTGGCCCTTTGGAAGACTCTCTGTTTTTGGatcacagtgaaaggctttgccATGGGGAAGATCGTAAAGTTGTCTTGAAGAAAGGCCCCCCAGAAATAAAAATTGCGGATATGCCTCTGCATTCACCTCTCTCCAAGTACCAAAGCACTGTGATTTCCCATGGCTTCAGGAGGCGACTCATCtga